The Zea mays cultivar B73 unplaced genomic scaffold, Zm-B73-REFERENCE-NAM-5.0 scaffold_484, whole genome shotgun sequence genome includes a window with the following:
- the LOC118475569 gene encoding uncharacterized protein produces MKEAIRMVPESIYDPEFPDTSHFRSGRGCHSALRRIKEEWGTSRWFLEFDIRKCFHTIDRHRFISILKEEIDDSKFFYPTQKQFSAGRLVGGEKGPDSVPNSVLLSALLGNIYLHKLDQEIGRIRQKHEIPLVVKIRSVLLRIGRRIDDQEKYGKEASFNAPQDNRALIVGRVKSIQRKATFHSLVSSWHTPPTSTPRRRGDQKTPFVFPPSLAAFLNKPSSLLCAAFLIEAAGLTPKAEFNGREGFNKNLAMRDLLKYCKRRGPLIELGGEAILVTRSERGLARKLAPFKSHSLLIRICYARYADDLLLGIVGAVFLLIEIQKRITHFLQSGLNLWVGSAGSTTIAARSTVEFPGTVIREVPPRTTPIQFLRELEKRLRVKHRIHITACHLRSAIHSKLRDLGYSIPIKELTKGMSGRGRLLDAVQLAETLGKESPQVSVLWGTVKHIRQRSRGISLLHSSGQSKVPSGVQQAVSRSGMSVLKNKLYTPFGRKAAGEGRGHWAGSFSSEFPIQIEAPIKKILRRLRDRGLISRRRPRPIHAASLTNVSDRDIVNWSAGIAISPLSYYRCCDNLYQVRTIVNYQIRWSAIFTLAHKHKSSARNIIPKHPKDSNIVNQEGGKTLAEFPNSIELGKLGLGQDPNNGGALNYMFNK; encoded by the coding sequence ATGAAAGAGGCGATCAGAATGGTACCCGAATCCATTTACGATCCCGAGTTTCCAGACACATCGCACTTCCGCTCGGGTCGAGGCTGCCACTCGGCCCTCAGACGGATCAAAGAAGAGTGGGGAACCTCTCGCTGGTTTTTGGAATTCGACATCAGGAAGTGTTTTCACACCATCGACCGACATCGATTCATCTCAATCTTGAAGGAAGAGATCGACGATTCCAAGTTCTTTTACCCCACTCAGAAACAGTTTTCCGCCGGACGACTCGTAGGAGGTGAGAAGGGCCCTGACTCCGTCCCAAACAGTGTACTACTATCGGCCCTATTAGGCAATATCTACCTACACAAGCTCGATCAGGAGATAGGGAGGATCCGGCAGAAGCACGAAATTCCTCTTGTAGTGAAAATAAGATCGGTTCTATTAAGAATAGGTCGTCGTATTGATGACCAAGAAAAGTATGGAAAAGAAGCAAGCTTCAACGCTCCCCAAGACAACAGAGCCCTCATAGTGGGGAGGGTAAAGAGCATCCAACGCAAAGCGACCTTTCATTCCCTTGTTTCGTCGTGGCACACCCCCCCCACAAGCACCCCCAGGCGAAGGGGAGACCAGAAAACGCCTTTCGTTTTCCCTCCTTCCCTAGCCGCCTTCCTTAACAAGCCCTCGAGCCTCCTTTGCGCCGCCTTCCTCATAGAAGCCGCTGGGTTGACCCCGAAGGCCGAATTCAATGGTAGAGAAGGCTTTAATAAGAATTTGGCCATGAGAGACCTTCTTAAGTATTGCAAAAGAAGGGGCCCGCTGATAGAGCTGGGCGGGGAGGCGATACTAGTTACCAGGTCAGAGAGAGGCCTGGCCCGTAAGCTGGCCCCCTTTAAAAGCCATTCCTTATTAATAAGGATTTGTTACGCGCGATATGCCGACGACTTACTACTGGGAATCGTGGGTGCCGTATTTCTTCTCATAGAAATACAAAAACGTATCACCCACTTCCTACAATCCGGCCTGAACCTTTGGGTAGGCTCCGCAGGATCAACAACCATAGCTGCACGGAGTACGGTAGAATTCCCCGGTACGGTCATTCGGGAAGTCCCCCCGAGGACGACTCCCATACAATTCTTGCGAGAGCTGGAGAAGCGTCTACGGGTAAAGCACCGTATCCATATAACTGCCTGCCACCTACGCTCCGCCATCCATTCCAAGTTAAGGGACCTAGGTTATAGTATCCCTATCAAAGAGCTGACGAAGGGGATGAGCGGAAGAGGTCGTCTACTGGACGCGGTTCAACTAGCGGAGACTCTTGGAAAAGAAAGTCCCCAAGTTAGCGTATTATGGGGGACCGTCAAGCACATCCGGCAAAGATCAAGGGGGATCTCGTTGTTGCATAGCTCAGGTCAGAGCAAGGTGCCATCAGGCGTTCAACAGGCAGTCTCACGATCGGGCATGAGTGTCCTGAAGAATAAATTGTATACTCCCTTTGGTCGGAAGGCGGCGGGGGAAGGAAGGGGACACTGGGCGGGATCTTTCAGCAGCGAATTCCCCATACAGATAGAGGCGCCTATCAAAAAGATACTCCGAAGGCTTCGGGATCGAGGTCTCATTAGCCGAAGAAGACCCAGGCCAATCCACGCGGCCTCTTTGACCAACGTCAGCGACAGAGACATAGTAAATTGGTCCGCGGGCATCGCGATAAGTCCTCTGTCCTACTACAGGTGCTGCGACAACCTTTACCAAGTCCGAACGATTGTCAACTACCAGATCCGCTGGTCCGCTATATTCACCCTAGCCCACAAGCACAAATCTTCGGCGCGGAATATAATCCCAAAGCACCCCAAAGACTCAAATATAGTCAATCAAGAAGGTGGTAAGACCCTTGCAGAGTTCCCAAACAGCATAGAGCTTGGGAAGCTCGGACTCGGTCAAGATCCGAACAACGGCGGAGCACTCAACTACATGTTTAATAAGTAG